GCCGGTTGTAAGTCCTTGATAAAATTATGGTATTCATTTTGCAGGTCATTTATAAAAACAACTTCTTGCCTTTTAAAGCATTGAACAGAAAATTGATTTTCTTCATTAAGTTTATCAGACCTAAAAGGCAGGTTATTACCATTTTCTTTTGAACCACGAAAATCAAGGCTTTTCTTTTGGGTATTAAATACACCAATAGAAAATACTGTTGCATCCATGATCATATTTATGTTCTTATAGACTGTATCAATGATTTCCTCCAGGTTAAGTTTTGTTGTTATTTGCTTACCTATTTCACTAAGCATTTTAATATTCAGATAAGATTCCTGAAGTTTTTCTGACTGGGCTTGGATTTCTTCGTTTGTAGTAAGGAGTTCTGAGTTTTTTTCTTCAATTTCGTTTTTTTGTGTTGCAAGAAGGCGGTTCGCTATACGTTTTTGTAAAAAACTGCGCAAAACAACAAGAACAAACATAAGCATTAATGTAAAACCTGCTATAAAGAAATTACGTACAATTTTTTGCCGTTTTGCTTTTTCAGCCAGTACAGCATCTTTTTTTTGCTGTTCCAATTCAGCTACCTGTTTCTCTTTTTCGTATTCGTATTGGTATTCAAGGCCTGTAATTTTTTTTATGTTTTCTTCATTAAATAAGCTATCATTCATTGTTTTGAAAACAACATGGTATTTATATGCCTCTTTATACAAACCCAAAGCCTCACTGCTTTTGGCTAATATTTCGGAACTTTTTTTCAGTAATCCAGCGTTTCCAATTTCATCTGCCATTATATAGGCTTTTTTACTGTAATTATAAGCTTCTTTTGTTTTTTTCTGTTTAAGATATAACAAGCCTAATTCCTTATAGTTCTGTGCTTCAATAGATTTCTCACCTATTTCGACACTTAATTTTAATGATTTTTGGAAATATTCAAATGCTTTGGGATAATCGCCCTGAAACCTATAAAAAATCCCAATATTATTGTAACAATTTGAAATTCCTCTTTTATCGCCGAGTTCCTCTTTTATTTTTAATGATTTTTGGTAATATTCTAATGCTTTGGAATAATCGCCCTGAGATTTATAAATAATTCCAATATTATTGTAACAATTTGAAATTCCTCTTTTATCGCCGAGTTCCTCGTTTATTTTTAATGATTTTTGAAAATATTCCAAAGCTTTGGAATAATCATCCTGAGCTCCATGAATACTTCCAATATTGTACAAACAATATGAAATTCTGCTTTTATCGCCGAGTTCCTCGTTTATTTTTAATGATTTATGCAAATACTCCAATGCTTTGGGATAATCGCCCTGATGATAATAAATAACTCCAATACCAATGTAACTTGTAGAAATTCCGCTTTTATTTCCTAATTCCTCTTTTATTTTTAATGATTTTTGGAAATATTCCAATGCTTTAGGATAATTGCCCTGAAATTTATAAATAATTCCAATATTATGATACGAACTTGAAATTCCGCTTTTATCGCCTGATTCCTGTTTTATTTTTAATGATTTTTGGTAATATTCTAATGCTTTGGAATAATCGCCCTGAGATTTATAAATAATTCCAATATTATTGTAACAATATGAAATTCCACTTTTATCTCCTGATTCCTGTTTTATTTTTAATGATTTTTGGAAATATTCCAATGCTTTGGAATAATCGCCCTGATACCTATAAATAATTCCAATATTATTGTAACAGTTTGAAATTCCTTTTTTATCTCCTGATTCCTCTGATATTTTTAATGATTTTTGGTAATATTTCAATGCTTTGGGGTAATCTGATTTATTATCGTAATAAATACCAATTAGTCGCAGGCTTTTGGCTTTTCCTTTTGTAAAGTCCAGTTTATCAGATAATTCTCCGGCTTTTTTGGCATATGTTATTGATTTTTCAATATCTGTTCTTAATGATTTACGAGCTGTTTTAATTAATAAATTAACTCTTATTGTATCTTCATCAGTATGCTTTTGTAATAGGTTTTCGAGGCTGTCGGTTTCAGGGTTTTGGGCATTTAACTCAAATGAAATAGAACCACTAATTAGTAATGTGAGAATTAAGCTTAGTATTTTCATTTTGTGTGGTTTATTTGATATTTTATCTATAAATGTTTGTATTTAGTGGTTCTTAGAAAACTCTTAAAATCATAATTACGAGCGAAACGTGGCAATCTCAATCTTATGAACGCCTGTTATTTACAGATTGCTTCGTGCCTCGCAATGACGAAATAAAACGAGTTTTCTTACTGACAATATTTAATGTTTTCTAATAATTTAACAACCACTTCCATACGGGAATTACTTTAATTCGTTTATTTTCATAATCAAATTCGGTTTCCTGCTCAATTGTTAAAATAATACCTTCCGGAAGATTATATTTTGTCATGGCTTCATTAAGCCCCGAAATTTCTCTTGCGCTTGTTGTTTCGTCAAAATTATATGTTACCTGAATAGCAGTATGCGGTTCTTGTTCACGGGTTAGTATAAAATCACATTCTTTTTTACCTGAATGATAGTAAATTTCATTATTTCTGCGTCTGAGTTCTAAAAAAACCAAATTTTCAAGTAATCTGCCAAAATCTTTCGATAGTTTAAATGTAGAAGCATTAATTAATCCGTTATCAATACAATACAATTTTTTTTCATTAACCGATTGTTTGGCAAGCGATAAGTCGTAAATATTCATAAAGTACAGCATATAACAATCTTGTGCATATTCCATATATTCGTACAAACTTTCTTTGCTTACTTTCACAGCTTGCGATTTTAGTTCGTTGAATATTTTATTTATTGAAATTCTTTTAGATGTATTAGCAATTGCTTTTTTGATAAAATATTTAACTGCTGTAAGATTTGTTAGCTTATGTCTTTCAATTATGTCTCTGTAAATCATTACATTGAAGTATGTTTGCAATGTTTTTTTTCTGATTTCGCTATTTAAAAAAACAGTTTCCGGAAAACTTCCATTCATTAAATAATCGTTGAATGCGTTTACTATTTTTGCTTTATTCCTTGTTGAATCGGTATCATGATGATTTATATCCCGGAATGTTAAATATTCACTAAATGAAAGCGGGAAAATTTCATAAGTGATTGCTCTGCCTCTCAAACTACTCGCTATTTCTTTGTCTAATAGTTTGGACGAACTTCCGGTTATGAAAATATTTTTACTGTAATTATCGTAAACCCGCCTGACAAATTTTTCCCAACCGCTGATATTTTCTATCTCGTCAAAGAAAAACCAAATTTCTTTTTTTATCTCGGGATACAATTCAAAGTATGCATCAATTATGTCGCTCAACTTCAAATTTTCGTCTATCAATCGTTCGTCTTCAAAATTGATGTAAATGATATTTTGTTTGGCATGAGTTTTCATGACCTGACTAATAATCTGGTACATCAAATATGTTTTTCCTGAACGCCGGGAACCAATCAGTGTTATTATTTTAGCTGTATCTAAAGGAATTTGTATTTGTCTGTGTTTAAACAAGGGTAATGGCCTGTTATGAAAATCTTGTATGATATTTTTGAATGTTCTTCGCATTTTTATATTTTTTATAAATATAAATAAATTCCCTTCAAAAAGGAAATATATTACCCGTTTTATACTTAACTAAAGAAAATCATTAATGTAAACCGTTCTTTATATAAGAAAACTATTAACCATTCTAATCATCACAATCCCTTATTTTTATGTGGCATTTTGTTTTTTAAGAATTAAGCAAGAAAATAAAGATAAGTTAAAATAAATATAGTAAAAAGTTTCCGTATTATATTCTTATTCCTATAATCAAAATATTGTTAACCCCGAATAAGTAAACGTAATTTTTTGACTCTTCCATGTCCTGCGGACTATGGAAGGTCTGGGATTTCCTTATTGTTTTACTAAATTTTTATTCCCATAATCAAAATATCGTCAACTTGTTCGTTATTCTCTTTCCATTTTCTGTGTGTTTTGAAAAGTTTTGTTTCTTGTTCATTCATAGGTAGATGATGTATTTCTTTTAACAATATTTTAAAATTTTTATATAAAAATTTTCTATCCTTTGAACCGCCGAACTGGTCAGCATAACCATCAGTAAAAAGATATATAATATCATTTGTTTGAAGAGACATTTTCTGGCAAGAAAAAGGTGTTTCTATTTCACTATAAATACCTATGGGCATTTTATCAGCAAAAATTTCAGTAAATTCATTATTTCGAAATAAATATGCTGAGTTGTTAGCTCCTGCATATTCAAGAAAATTATTTTTTTTATCAATTGTTATTAATGCAATGTCCATTCCATCGTTAGCTTCGCCAATTTCCCCTGTTTGATGTAATGAAATAATAACATTGTTTCGTAATCTGTCAAGAATTTCATTTGGTTTAACAATACCTTTTTCATTAACGATTTTATTTAACATTGTTACACCGAGCATGCTCATAAATGCTCCCGGCACACCATGTCCTGTGCAATCTGCAACAGCTATAATAAATTTATTTTTGATTTCAGAAAACCAATAAAAATCGCCGCTAACTATTCCTCTTGGTTTATCAAGAATAAAGTATTGAGGAATTGTTTTTTTTAATAATTCTTTAGAAGGGAAAAGAGCATTTTGTATTCTTTTTGCATAAATAATGCTATCAATTATTTCTTCTTTTTGATTACTTATTTCTTTTTCGGCATTTTTTAATTTCGTAACATTGGAATCAATAGAAATTAATTTTCTAATTTCTTTATTGTTGTCCAGAAAAGGGGTTATAGTTGTTTGAACCCATTTTTTCTTACCTGATTTAGTTGTATTTTCCGACTCGTAAATTTTTGGTTTTTTAGAATTATGAATTGACTGAAAGACATCTTTTATATTTTTGTACGAACTGACTTTTAATAAATTATCTCTCTTTTCTTTTAATAAATCTATTAGAGTATAGCCCAGCATTTTAGTGTATCCTTCGTTAACCCATTCTATTTTTCCTTCTGCGTCCATTATCATTACTCCATTATCAGTTTCGCTTGCAACAATAGATAATTTTTCAAGTTCTTTAGCTTGAGTCTGAATTTCTTCTTTTTGATTAACAATTTTTATAGTTCTTTCTTTTACAATATTTTCTAATCTTAAATTTGCAGCTTTCAAACGCCTTGAATAAAGTATTATACCTGCATAAAATATAAGCATAAATATTAATCCATAAGCAATATAAGAC
The nucleotide sequence above comes from Bacteroidales bacterium. Encoded proteins:
- a CDS encoding tetratricopeptide repeat protein; translation: MKILSLILTLLISGSISFELNAQNPETDSLENLLQKHTDEDTIRVNLLIKTARKSLRTDIEKSITYAKKAGELSDKLDFTKGKAKSLRLIGIYYDNKSDYPKALKYYQKSLKISEESGDKKGISNCYNNIGIIYRYQGDYSKALEYFQKSLKIKQESGDKSGISYCYNNIGIIYKSQGDYSKALEYYQKSLKIKQESGDKSGISSSYHNIGIIYKFQGNYPKALEYFQKSLKIKEELGNKSGISTSYIGIGVIYYHQGDYPKALEYLHKSLKINEELGDKSRISYCLYNIGSIHGAQDDYSKALEYFQKSLKINEELGDKRGISNCYNNIGIIYKSQGDYSKALEYYQKSLKIKEELGDKRGISNCYNNIGIFYRFQGDYPKAFEYFQKSLKLSVEIGEKSIEAQNYKELGLLYLKQKKTKEAYNYSKKAYIMADEIGNAGLLKKSSEILAKSSEALGLYKEAYKYHVVFKTMNDSLFNEENIKKITGLEYQYEYEKEKQVAELEQQKKDAVLAEKAKRQKIVRNFFIAGFTLMLMFVLVVLRSFLQKRIANRLLATQKNEIEEKNSELLTTNEEIQAQSEKLQESYLNIKMLSEIGKQITTKLNLEEIIDTVYKNINMIMDATVFSIGVFNTQKKSLDFRGSKENGNNLPFRSDKLNEENQFSVQCFKRQEVVFINDLQNEYHNFIKDLQPA
- a CDS encoding ATP-binding protein, whose amino-acid sequence is MRRTFKNIIQDFHNRPLPLFKHRQIQIPLDTAKIITLIGSRRSGKTYLMYQIISQVMKTHAKQNIIYINFEDERLIDENLKLSDIIDAYFELYPEIKKEIWFFFDEIENISGWEKFVRRVYDNYSKNIFITGSSSKLLDKEIASSLRGRAITYEIFPLSFSEYLTFRDINHHDTDSTRNKAKIVNAFNDYLMNGSFPETVFLNSEIRKKTLQTYFNVMIYRDIIERHKLTNLTAVKYFIKKAIANTSKRISINKIFNELKSQAVKVSKESLYEYMEYAQDCYMLYFMNIYDLSLAKQSVNEKKLYCIDNGLINASTFKLSKDFGRLLENLVFLELRRRNNEIYYHSGKKECDFILTREQEPHTAIQVTYNFDETTSAREISGLNEAMTKYNLPEGIILTIEQETEFDYENKRIKVIPVWKWLLNY